From Vreelandella neptunia, the proteins below share one genomic window:
- the mnmC gene encoding bifunctional tRNA (5-methylaminomethyl-2-thiouridine)(34)-methyltransferase MnmD/FAD-dependent 5-carboxymethylaminomethyl-2-thiouridine(34) oxidoreductase MnmC: MTQRSNALPPLAALTTPTLTWNEGAPHATAFDDIYFTRGDGRAETEHVFLGANHLPERFAAWEAARPFVIGETGFGTGLNMLCAWACFEQHAPPSARLHLLSTEKFPLDLAALEQALASWPSLATYAQALCAQWPAAVSGIHRLHLTDRVTLDLHFGDTTERLEQLDGQVDAWFLDGFAPSKNPDMWQPELFNAMAARSRPGATFATFTCAGIVKRGLKAAGFSWKKVPGYGRKREMLAGSIETPPTDQRRQATPWFTPPPAAPAKHVVIVGAGLAGSSVAAALARRGIKVTVVEREAPGAGGSGNRQGALYVKLAAETNHQSRVYLAGLLYSQRWLAQQHANQTLWQPCGVVQLASSDKEARRQQRFIEQHPLPPEVVTSMENPALTETAAITVSAPHGLYYPQAGWVRPKALCEHLLSQAGISLQQGEVSSLTQRETGWQLNLADGSTLEADQVVIASAHLANRFTQTAELPLQSVRGQISELTLPDEMAGPKHVVCAGGYVAPALDGVLTFGASFVPNNATTDVTAEDHQRNIDELRQTLPALVEELEQAGIELSPDNLKGRAAVRAASPDKTPYAGPVPVAEAWRTDYSLLSKDATRVAETPGRHYPGLWISTAHGSRGLASAPLCAEVIASRICDEPMPLEAPLVDHLHPGRRIISGIIRGENA; the protein is encoded by the coding sequence GTGACCCAACGTTCAAACGCTTTGCCACCGCTTGCGGCATTAACGACGCCAACCCTTACCTGGAACGAGGGCGCCCCCCACGCAACGGCGTTTGATGACATCTATTTCACCCGTGGTGACGGGCGCGCAGAGACTGAACATGTTTTTCTAGGTGCCAACCACCTACCCGAACGCTTTGCCGCCTGGGAAGCCGCGCGGCCCTTTGTGATTGGCGAAACCGGCTTTGGTACCGGGCTCAATATGCTCTGCGCCTGGGCCTGTTTTGAGCAACATGCGCCACCCAGTGCACGGCTACATCTGTTATCCACAGAGAAGTTTCCCCTTGATCTAGCTGCCCTTGAACAAGCATTGGCGAGCTGGCCCTCGCTGGCGACTTATGCACAGGCGCTGTGTGCCCAGTGGCCCGCTGCGGTGAGCGGCATTCACCGCCTGCACTTAACCGATCGCGTCACCCTTGATCTGCATTTCGGCGATACTACCGAGCGCCTGGAGCAGTTGGATGGCCAGGTCGATGCCTGGTTTTTAGACGGCTTTGCGCCGTCTAAAAACCCCGATATGTGGCAGCCTGAATTGTTCAACGCCATGGCCGCCCGTTCACGCCCCGGCGCAACTTTCGCCACCTTTACCTGCGCAGGCATCGTTAAGCGGGGCCTTAAAGCGGCGGGCTTTAGCTGGAAGAAAGTGCCGGGCTATGGTCGCAAGCGGGAAATGCTGGCGGGCAGTATCGAAACCCCGCCAACGGATCAGCGTCGTCAGGCCACGCCCTGGTTTACCCCACCGCCTGCGGCACCGGCCAAGCACGTTGTGATAGTCGGCGCCGGGTTGGCGGGAAGCAGCGTGGCGGCAGCGCTGGCACGGCGGGGCATTAAAGTGACAGTGGTGGAGCGCGAAGCACCCGGTGCGGGCGGTTCGGGTAACCGCCAGGGCGCGCTATATGTAAAGCTCGCCGCCGAAACCAACCACCAAAGCCGGGTTTATCTCGCAGGGCTGCTGTATAGCCAGCGCTGGCTGGCGCAACAACACGCTAACCAAACCTTATGGCAGCCCTGCGGCGTGGTGCAGCTAGCAAGCAGCGATAAAGAGGCACGCCGCCAGCAGCGTTTTATCGAGCAACACCCGCTGCCACCTGAAGTCGTCACGAGCATGGAAAACCCGGCGTTAACCGAGACGGCGGCAATCACCGTCAGCGCACCTCACGGGCTTTATTATCCACAGGCAGGCTGGGTAAGGCCCAAGGCGCTGTGTGAGCACTTGCTTAGCCAAGCAGGCATTAGCTTGCAGCAAGGTGAGGTTAGCTCCCTTACCCAGCGAGAGACCGGATGGCAGCTCAACTTGGCTGATGGCAGCACGTTGGAGGCGGATCAGGTGGTGATTGCCAGCGCCCATTTGGCTAACCGCTTTACACAAACGGCGGAGTTACCGCTGCAGTCGGTGCGCGGTCAGATTAGCGAGCTAACGCTACCCGATGAGATGGCGGGCCCTAAACACGTCGTCTGTGCTGGCGGCTATGTGGCGCCAGCTCTAGATGGTGTGCTGACCTTCGGCGCTAGCTTTGTACCCAATAATGCGACGACTGATGTCACGGCTGAAGACCACCAGCGCAATATCGATGAGCTGCGCCAAACGCTGCCGGCGCTGGTAGAAGAATTGGAACAGGCAGGCATTGAGCTGAGCCCAGACAATCTTAAAGGCCGTGCAGCTGTGCGTGCAGCAAGCCCCGACAAAACCCCTTACGCAGGGCCGGTGCCGGTAGCAGAAGCGTGGCGAACGGATTATTCGCTGCTGAGCAAGGATGCCACCCGCGTGGCGGAGACACCTGGCAGGCATTATCCCGGTCTGTGGATATCCACCGCCCACGGCTCGCGTGGGCTCGCCAGCGCGCCGCTCTGTGCCGAGGTAATCGCCTCACGAATCTGCGATGAGCCAATGCCGCTAGAGGCACCGTTGGTAGACCATTTACACCCAGGGCGGCGGATTATTAGTGGGATTATTCGCGGTGAGAATGCTTAA
- a CDS encoding YciI family protein, giving the protein MLYAIMSEDVPNSLERRLAARPDHLARLEALRAEGRVVLAGPHPAIDAENPGDAGFSGSLVVAEFGSLEDAQAWADADPYMIAGVYAKVIVKPFKKVMP; this is encoded by the coding sequence ATGCTGTATGCCATTATGAGTGAAGATGTACCCAATAGCTTAGAGCGTCGCTTGGCGGCTCGGCCCGACCACTTGGCGCGCCTGGAAGCACTGCGCGCTGAAGGCCGCGTGGTATTGGCGGGCCCCCACCCTGCCATCGACGCTGAAAATCCTGGTGATGCAGGGTTTTCCGGCAGCTTGGTAGTGGCGGAATTCGGCAGCTTGGAAGATGCCCAGGCCTGGGCCGACGCCGACCCATACATGATTGCAGGGGTGTATGCCAAGGTAATTGTTAAGCCGTTCAAGAAAGTTATGCCTTGA